CGGGCGAACCCAAACACCACCACTATTCCAATACACTTGTCCGGATACTACATCACCGATCGCTCCGTCCTGAATACGTTGAATAGCCTCGCGGTAGTTATTTTGATAACGACGTTGTAATCCAACAACGACATTTAATTTCTTACGTCTTGCTTCTTTTGCAGTTTCCAATACACTGCGAACACCCGGAATATCTGTTGCTACAGATTTTTCCATAAAGACATGCTTACCGGCGCGTACCGCTTCAGCAAAATGAACCGGACGGAATCCTGGAGGCGTCGTCAATAAAACAACATCCGCATCCGCGATTGCCGCTTTATATCCGTCAAATCCTACATATTTACGGCTGTCAGGAACATTCACCTTATCGCCGAATTTCTCTTTCAACGTGGCATATGTCTTATCCAAATTGTCCTTGAAAGCATCAGCCATTGCTACCAACTGAATGTTCTGCCCAGAAGCAAAAGCATCAAATGTAGCGCCTGTCCCGCGGCCACCGCAACCGATCAAGGCAATCTTGATCACATCGCTCCCACCCGCAAATACTTTTCCTACTACCCCACTTGTCAATGCCGCTGCACCCACAAGGCCCGATGAAGATTTAATAAATCCTCGGCGATTTAGATTTTCCATGGTTTATAATGTATTGTTTATAATTGATTCTTTTCTTAAAAGTCCTTTAGCGGTGCTTTATCATAGTATTCCATAATTTCCGTATGGCTAGGCTGCTTTACAGGACGCACTAAACGCATTCCCACAAATGGAGCTTCCGGAAACCACCAGTTAGACTTTGGAATTTGAGGATCCAACTGCTTCCAAACCGGATCTGAAGCACCACGAGCAGCAGAACGCAAGTCGATTGCTTCGCTCTCGAACGAGCCGCCACGTACCACATGCGGATACAATTGCGTAGGTACATTCACCGGATTCTCGGCTACTTTATCTTTGAAAGTCGAATAAAAGTTAGCATCATATTGGTCGTAGGTCCACTCCGAAACATTGCCTAACATATCATATAGGCCCCAAGCGTTCGGCTTTTTAGTTCCTACTTTTGCAGTCTGTCCATTGCTATTTTCTTTGAATGAGGCATACTCGGCCAATTGCCCCGCATCATCACCAAAGAAATAAGCCGTATTCGATCCAGCGCGGCAAGCGTACTCCCACTCAGCCTCTGTCGGCAAGCGGTAAAATACTCCCGTTCGCACATATAACCATTTACAAAACTGAATAGCATTGTAATGCGTCATCGCTAAAGCCGGCTGCCCGTCTTTGCCATAACCAAAAGTCATATCTAAATACGGTTTTGTTGGTCGTGTAACAGCATCTACCTCGGCTGGGACTTTCCCATCAATAGATTTTGTCACCTCGTAATCTTTGTAAAGGAAAGGTTCAAATAGATTCCAGGTCACTTCGTAAGTCCCCATCCAGAATGGATCAAGCTTCACTTTATGAGCAGGCTTCTCATCTTCATTGCCTCCAGTTGAACTCCCCATCGTAAACTCGCCAGCCGGAATAGCTTCCATGCTGAATTCTAAACTTGTACCGTTGATTTTTTGAATGTAACGCTCGTGTTTTTCTTGAGCTTGGGAAAGGGTTGTACTCGCTAAAAGGGCAAAGAAAATTAATTTCTTCATAATAATCTGAAAACTAAGCTTATAAATTATGTTATTATCAGTGTATCTTCTACACAATTGATAAAGATAAAAAAAAGCTTTCCTATATTAATAACATTTCAGTTACATATTGAAAAAATTCAAAATTTCATACCACGCGTAAGTGGTTAATAAACCTAACGGAATACTTAAACCAATAACACTATTTCCTAGTTTGCTATTCAGCTTAAATTGATTGATAACAATGCTGGTTGCCACTAAACTAGGCATAGCCATCTCAAAAATGGACACCTCGACTATCTCACCGCGATAGCCCAGAAAGTATGCTAACAGGAATACGATAAGCGGCGCAAGAATCAGCTTATATAACATCGCATATGTAATATTCGGAACTTCGCTTTTTACGATTGTAAAATTGAGTTGGAGACCGATAGAGAAAAGCGCTATTGGAGATACCGTACTAGCGATGAGATGAAAAAAATCATCCAAAGAACTTAAATCCACTATCTGCGATAGTAGCAATGCCATTAAGCAGCCTATCAAGGGCGGAAACGTAAATACCCGTTTGATGATGAAAGCAAGACTCACTTCCTTATTCGTATTTAAGCTCCCTTTTGTGGCGATCAAAACACCGACCGATGATAGGAGGAAGAAAGTCATTTGATCCGCAACAATACCGATAGGCAGTCCCTGTGTTCCGAAATATGCGGTGATGAGCGGAAAACCAACAAACGAAGTATTGCTCAGCCCCGCTACTAACATCATGGTATGCGATGTTCGTTTTGAAAGTCCCAACACTCGCCCGATACAATAAAAAAACAAAACCCCGCCCGCCAATACAATAACAGGGCAGAGTATCGTGAAAATTAAGCTATTGTCCCAAGTTAGTTTAGGAAGGTAGTGAAAGGAGATGGCGGGCAAACCAAAGTATAACACCCAGGCATTTAATGCTTTATAACCATCTTTTGCAACCCAATTCATCTTTCGGCTAAGCACGCCAGCGGCTAAGCAGAAAACAATGAGGATAAAATTTGACACTTGTATTGATTTTCGCCCAAATTCCTTAAAAATGACAATGGGCTCGTTTGTGCTGACAAAGTTATTACTATTTTTGTTCCGCCCGTTAAAAACGGACAAAATTTTTCAGCTAGTGAACAAAGCAATACTTATTTTACTTACCCTAACTATCCCCTTCCTCGCATCGGCTCAAATCGACAGCATCGCTAATCAGATTAAAAGAAGCCCGCTGGTGTTAGAGCTGGAAGTCGAAAACGGCGGAATACTACAACAGTCCGGACTCAAGGAAACAACCTACGACGGTGCTTACTACAACGGGTTGAACTTTAAAATAGGCTTCAAGCAACGCGCAAAGAAAGATCAGTATTACCAAATCTATAACTACCCGATATATGGAATCGGGATTTACTCCAGTACATTTCATTCGGATATTATCGGCAGTCCTTACGCGATATATGGCTTTGTACAAACCCCCATCGCTCCGCGAGAAAACTCGCGATGGAGCTGGGACTATAGAATTGGGCTAGGTCTCTCGGGAAATTTTAAACCCTATAACGAGCATGAAAATCCTTTGAACCTAGTTATCGGATCAAAGAATAATGTATTTATCGACCTCGGAATCCGGGCTCAATACAAATTATCACAACATTGGAAACTAGGTGCAGGCTTTGCCTTCCATCATTTCTCCAACGGTGCACTCGCCCTACCTAACAAAGGCGTGAACCTAGTGCCGCTTACCCTATCTGCAGCTTACCAGATCAATCCAGATATCAAAATCAAAAGAGACTCTGTGCTCGAACCATACAGCAAAAAAGTGATGTTCCATGTGAATTACGGCGTAGGCTCGAAGCAGTTAAGAGACGACTTAGACCAAAGATTCCTAAAAAGTACCTTCAGCGTATATGCCAGCCGACACGTATCCTACAAATGGCGTTTAGGCGGTGGTTTTGATCTATTCTACTCATCTTCCGGCAATGATGAAGAAATCGCAGGCGACAAAACAGGAAAGTTCTCCTCCAAGGTATCCGGCGGGCCATCCTTCTATATTGCCCATATCCTAAACGAACGCCTCGTTTTAAATGGAAACGTTGGATATTACATACATAACCAACGATTTAATGGAGAAATCAAAAAGTTCTTCCTACGCGCCGGAGCACGTTACTATGTTTACAAGAACATCAACACCGGCGTATCCATAAAAGCGCACATGGGAAAAGCTGACTTCATCGAATGGACCGTGGGATATACGTTTAGAAGGTAGATGTGAGATTTTAGACGTTAGATATTAGATGTGAGATTTTAGATTTTAGAAGTGAGATTTTAGACGTTTGTCTGAACCAGGAAAGGAAGGATGTAAGGATAAACAGGATCCTGCTCATCTTTTTATCCTTCCTTTCCTGGTTCAGAAATAGTATTTAGTAGTAAGTATTTAGTAGTTAGACCCATGGCGTAACCATCCTGCTCATCCTTGCATCCTTCCTTTCCTCGTTCAGACATACTCTAATGTCTAAGGTCTAAAATCTAACATCTACTTAAAAAGACTAAATATCCTTTTGCCGAAGTTTTTATCTACCGTAATATACGACGGATAATAAATATTTTGTCCGGCGATTTTAAATGAAGGCTTAATCTTTAGCACTAAAAATCCTTCGGATTTTTTATTGAAAAGCTCATCAAAGAAACGGTCAAAACCGGTTTCTTTCGCTTTATTGAAGATATTTGCTTTGAAGGTCAAGGGCACAATGGCGCTTTCCCCTTGGTTTAAGTTTACATTTTGATCTACTGTTCCTTCAAACAATGGCGACCCTTGGATCTCGATCATGTACTTGAAAGAGTTTACCGCCGCCTTTTTCACCTCAGGATTCGTAATCTTCAGATTAATCTTTCCTTCCAAAGGCAATTCTTTGCTGAATAATGCCACGGCGATATTCGCTAAAGAGGAGATATTATAATTACCGTCCGAACCTTTGTATTTGTCTAATGTCTTACCATTGAATTTTACTTGTTCTACGGATTCCACATCATATTCACAATCCGCTAAGGCTTGTAATTGTGCCTTCTTATTTACTTGACAACCCGATAAAAACAAGATCGTCATCATTCCTACAATACCAACTAACTTTTTCATATTGCTATTTCTTTTTTCCAAAATTATAAATCAACCCCAACGTAAATACTGCATTCCCTGCTTTGAGGTATTCGTTGCTCATTATTCCTATATTCCAACCGTTCGTATACTGCAATTGGAAACCCTTGTTCAGCTCCATTCGAGTAAAGAACACCGGCTCTATATATAGATTCTCTTCCAATTCGGCTGGCGCATTATTCAGGTCGAAACGATCCATTTTGATACGGCTGACGCGAATCGCTGTACCATAGTTTAGCGTACGCTGCTTTCCAAATAAACGAAGTTTGTTCTTACGTGTCGATGAGAAGTTTGCTTGTACAAAGATCTTGTTGAAGTCCAGATCCCGAATCTCTACAGGATCCGTACCGGATATCGAAGCTCGCTTATCGACATCTCGGGTCGAACCAATACCATATCCGCCATAGAACTCCAGCACGCTACGGCCGGAATGCCCCACAACAGTATAGTAGCCTAAGCCTCCCTCTATAAGATGTTGTTTAAAGTCTTGATTGGTCGTTTTATTATCGACATAGGAACCG
The DNA window shown above is from Sphingobacterium hotanense and carries:
- a CDS encoding formylglycine-generating enzyme family protein; protein product: MKKLIFFALLASTTLSQAQEKHERYIQKINGTSLEFSMEAIPAGEFTMGSSTGGNEDEKPAHKVKLDPFWMGTYEVTWNLFEPFLYKDYEVTKSIDGKVPAEVDAVTRPTKPYLDMTFGYGKDGQPALAMTHYNAIQFCKWLYVRTGVFYRLPTEAEWEYACRAGSNTAYFFGDDAGQLAEYASFKENSNGQTAKVGTKKPNAWGLYDMLGNVSEWTYDQYDANFYSTFKDKVAENPVNVPTQLYPHVVRGGSFESEAIDLRSAARGASDPVWKQLDPQIPKSNWWFPEAPFVGMRLVRPVKQPSHTEIMEYYDKAPLKDF
- a CDS encoding AEC family transporter, with product MSNFILIVFCLAAGVLSRKMNWVAKDGYKALNAWVLYFGLPAISFHYLPKLTWDNSLIFTILCPVIVLAGGVLFFYCIGRVLGLSKRTSHTMMLVAGLSNTSFVGFPLITAYFGTQGLPIGIVADQMTFFLLSSVGVLIATKGSLNTNKEVSLAFIIKRVFTFPPLIGCLMALLLSQIVDLSSLDDFFHLIASTVSPIALFSIGLQLNFTIVKSEVPNITYAMLYKLILAPLIVFLLAYFLGYRGEIVEVSIFEMAMPSLVATSIVINQFKLNSKLGNSVIGLSIPLGLLTTYAWYEILNFFNM
- a CDS encoding acyloxyacyl hydrolase; the protein is MNKAILILLTLTIPFLASAQIDSIANQIKRSPLVLELEVENGGILQQSGLKETTYDGAYYNGLNFKIGFKQRAKKDQYYQIYNYPIYGIGIYSSTFHSDIIGSPYAIYGFVQTPIAPRENSRWSWDYRIGLGLSGNFKPYNEHENPLNLVIGSKNNVFIDLGIRAQYKLSQHWKLGAGFAFHHFSNGALALPNKGVNLVPLTLSAAYQINPDIKIKRDSVLEPYSKKVMFHVNYGVGSKQLRDDLDQRFLKSTFSVYASRHVSYKWRLGGGFDLFYSSSGNDEEIAGDKTGKFSSKVSGGPSFYIAHILNERLVLNGNVGYYIHNQRFNGEIKKFFLRAGARYYVYKNINTGVSIKAHMGKADFIEWTVGYTFRR